A window of Colius striatus isolate bColStr4 chromosome 29, bColStr4.1.hap1, whole genome shotgun sequence contains these coding sequences:
- the GON4L gene encoding GON-4-like protein isoform X3, giving the protein MSLSLKMLPCKKRRAAVAGPQSPRERGEDGELPGAGGSFSSAGAADGGSSAKPTAAAPSGGSASPGPGVWRGPGDGAAKSGKRPPGRAAPGCAQEAPGAKEAAAAPQLPEGLGGPEAPAEGKMPKLFTEVEMHSQRDPYLPENQPAAQESPVRSSLQPAVRNPTVMKPLKGTRAEEQDGEDMERRKRRRKATKRKREGRNQEEEEEEGSLSCDIKLDDTLDRTLEDGAKQHNLTVVNVRNILHEVITNEHVVAMMKAAISETEDIPLFEPKMTRSKLKEVVEKGVVIPTWNISPIKKANEVKPPQFVDIPLEEDDSSDEEYQPDDEDEDETAEESLLESDVESTASSPRGAKRSRTRRSSDEEGGTLCEMEKVPAPLVRHISAEVVPMGPPPPPKPKQSKDSTFMEKLHAVDEELASSPVCMDSYQPLEDSLIAFRTRSKRPLKDVPLGQLEAELRAPDITPDMYDPNTADDEEWKRWLGGLMNDDVENEDEADDDDDPEYNFLEDLDEPDTEDFRNDRAVRITKKEVNELMEELFETFQDEMGFSNMEDEGPEDEDNVPESRPNFNTPQALRFEEPLANLLNEQHRTVKEQLEQLRMKKSSIKPPQEIEKSKPPNEKPLQSLVLDNTQRKRLQQQMQQHVQLLTQIHLLASSNPALSSEASTTRMFLSELGNFARSSTLLRQPFNPKFQTMFQACNLKGALQLIEDFHAQVQVDWSPRKAVKKSASEFPCLPKQVAWILATRKVFMYPELLPICSLKANPPRDKIVFTKAEDNLLALGLKHFEGTEFPKPLISKYLLPTKTAHQLTVRIKNLNMNRAPDNIIRYYKKTKQLPVLFKCCEEIQPNEWKPPVEREEHRLPFWLKASLASIQGELKQLAEDAREMPGSPDAEPVFLGTGKETSDTDYDEKYPLLMPKGLVLTLKPLANRFSRRAWRRQRSSALKPVLIRPSPCLQPSSNTINIQKTVKLAQPEAPPSKVMVQLPRLIQPAPVVQPMPGAQPVNVPAVVGNGDALEFQNVLSTSQADSRQAFSAAVPPPALVSSNPVTLQPKLMLPALAGAKTRKACGRKGYQKKKGTKCAPPIKTSPLIQPSPVILTVPATTVKVVNIGNGCNMIQPISTTVGRGTQAIPVTTLLVNPSTFPCPLNQPLVTSSIPSLIVSPNPVGLPASSVGENEEQLNLVPSCPAGNNTNPYPTVEPEAEPPELCVSHPAVSPEEECGTNPATSNTSTQEKVSQSDCCSWSVVEGGENSSEPLPVELLPHLEDADGVKNKPEDSTDATKEIKPVQKRDLVCAEVKEEFMLDLGQELNMEAVCSCSNDLKEVKKEHPSCDEKGEEQQQALQPSPPGEQQMDAAGGAGPQVSSESPKTLSYTADVEADFSSPLGRPEDSSSIDGQSVGTPAGPEAGGEREGQEEEEEDDFDDFTQDEDEEMSSASEESILSVPELQETMEKLTWLATERRLSQEGDSEEENSQEENSEPEEEEEEEGEGIESLQKDDEICGDVSEEPKSAFPLAKTAPQVEAHCMPAGENMKAPGKSRSSHRTRNKRGRARASKDTSKLLLLYDEDILERDPLREQKDLAFAQAYLSRVREALQHIPGKYEDFLRVIYEFEISTDKQTAVDLYSTLQKLLHDWPQLLTDFAAFLLPEQALECGLFEEQQAFEKSRKFLRQLEICFAENPAHHQKIIKVLQSCADCLPQEIAELKTQMWQLLKGHDHLQDEFSVFFDHLRPSASRMGDFEEINWTEEKEYEFDGFEEVSLPDVEEEEEPPKMHTASRNKKRKEIGGQNNDKVCENKFYKNKDSQELPVSLVQQESSPQPDGKDSGLSKEPAEENLESRDEGEDVQSRTKTVSRKVDSVASAGAHLEGKIVSGRHGSSEKAALAQEAGVSAGGNPAKERDSSVTGPRWTQLQKATAKLPQETKDCPCNVGKESEGLNQHHQGDADAALGLSRDLLLPSPAATAKGVMGPAPSSGKSLCQTEGLHSDPSDKLPVFAHASRLAVKELEGPALPLEGKAEAKQGWTAAGRKPAVGRSCSSQSPASCILGADDTGCTGNSPDESTFKSGASSCFQTHQHPEETEYRVVPASLGQKEEEQQQQRVTEATVCAKNSKVSSTGEKVVLWTREADRVILTTCQEKGAQLETFQAISQKLGNKTASEVSHRFRELMRLFHTSCDGSSEDEEDATSTSNTDQLSDKDLLLSEEEPDD; this is encoded by the exons ATGTCGCTGTCGCTGAAGATGCTGCCGTGTAAGAAGAGGAGAGCGGCGGTGGCCGGGCCGCAGAGCCCGCGGGAGCGCGGGGAAGACGGGGAGCTGCCCGGGGCTGGCGGCTCCTTCTCCTCAGCCGGTGCTGCCGATGGCGGCTCCTCCGCTAAGCCCACAGCGGCCGCTCCGAGCGGCGGCTCGGCCTCTCCCGGCCCGGGCGTGTGGAGGGGACCCGGGGACGGAGCGGCGAAGAGCGGGAAGAGGCCTCCCGGGAGGGCGGCCCCGGGCTGCGCTCAGGAGGCGCCGGGCGCGAAGGaggccgcggccgccccgcagCTCCCTGAGGGCCTCGGCGGGCCCGAAGCGCCGGCGGAAG GGAAGATGCCCAAGCTGTTTACAGAGGTGGAAATGCATTCACAGAGAGATCCATACCTGCCTGAAAACCAGCCTGCAGCGCAGGAGTCTCCAGTGAGAAGCTCTTTGCAGCCAGCTGTTAGAAATCCCACTGTGATGAAGCCACTGAAGGGTACCAGAGCTG AGGAGCAAGACGGAGAGGAtatggagagaaggaagaggaggaggaaagcaaccaagaggaaaagagaagggaggaatcaagaggaggaggaggaggagggatcTTTGTCTTGTGACATCAAGTTAGATGATACCCTGGATCGTACCTTGGAGGATGGAGCTAAACAACATAACCTGACAGTGGTCAACGTGAGGAACATCCTGCAT GAAGTGATCACAAATGAGCATGTGGTTGCCATGATGAAAGCAGCCATCAGTGAGACAGAAGATATTCCTCTGTTT GAGCCCAAAATGACACGTTCCAAACTGAAGGAAGTTGTGGAGAAAGGAGTG GTGATCCCAACGTGGAATATCTCTCCCATTAAGAAGGCAAATGAGGTGAAG CCTCCTCAGTTTGTGGACATTCCCCTCGAGGAAGATGATTCATCTGATGAAGAATACCAACCTgatgatgaggatgaggatgagacTGCAGAAGAG AGCTTGCTGGAAAGTGATGTAGAGAGCACTGCCTCCTCTCCTCGGGGAGCGAAGCGGTCGAGGACGAGGCGGTCGTCTGATGAAGAAGGAGGGACACTCTGTGAG ATGGAGAAAGTTCCTGCACCGCTTGTCAGACATATTAGTGCTGAAGTAGTTCCCATGGGACCTCCACCACCTCCtaaaccaaagcaaagcaaagacagCACCTTCATGGAGAAGCTGCATGCAGTGGATGAAGAGTTGGCTTCCAGCCCAGTGTGCATGGATTCATACCAG CCCCTGGAGGACAGCCTCATCGCCTTCCGCACCCGATCCAAGAGGCCTCTGAAGGACGTTCCTCTGGGGCAGCTGGAGGctgagctcagagccccagATATCACCCCTGATATGTATGACCCCAATACTGCAGATGATGAGGAATGGAAAAGGTGGCTTGGAGGACTCATGAATGATGATGTGGAGAATGAAG ATGAAGCAGACGATGATGACGACCCTGAGTACAACTTCCTGGAAGATCTGGATGAACCAGATACAGAAGACTTCAGAAATGATCGTGCTGTGAGAATTACCA AGAAGGAAGTGAATGAACTCATGGAGGAGCTGTTTGAGACA TTTCAGGATGAGATGGGCTTCTCCAACATGGAAGATGAAGGTCCAGAAGATGAAGACAACGTTCCAGAGTCACGGCCAAACTTTAACACACCTCAGGCACTCAG ATTTGAGGAGCCTCTGGCCAATTTGCTGAATGAGCAACACCGGACAGTGAAGGAACAACTTGAGCAGCTGAGAATGAAAAAATCCTCCATCAAACCACCACAGGAGatagaaaaatcaaaacctcCAAATGAGAAGCCTCTCCAGAGCCTTGTTCTGGATAATACACAAAGAAAGAGGCTCCAGCAGCAAATGCAGCAG CACGTGCAGCTGCTGACTCAAATCCATCTCCTTGCAAGTTCCAACCCTGCTTTAAGTTCAGAGGCCAGTACAACCAGGATGTTTTTG AGTGAGCTTGGGAACTTTGCTCGAAGCTCGACCCTCCTTCGCCAGCCTTTCAATCCAAAGTTTCAAACCATGTTCCAAGCCTGTAACTTGaagggagctctgcagctcattGAAGACTTTCATGCCCAAGTCCAAGTTGACTGGAGCCCTCGCAAAGCTGTCAAGAAGAGTG CCAGTGAATTTCCATGTTTGCCAAAGCAAGTGGCGTGGATTTTGGCAACGAGGAAAGTCTTTATGTATCCAGAGTTACTGCCAATATGTTCCTTGAAAGCAAACCCTCCTCGGGACAAGATTGTCTTCACCAAAGCAGAGGACAA TTTATTAGCTTTAGGTTTGAAACATTTTGAAGGGACAGAGTTTCCAAAGCCTTTGATTAGCAAGTATCTCCTGCCAACAAAAACTGCCCACCAGCTCACAGTAAGAATCAAGAATCTCAATATGAATCGAGCCCCTGACAACATCATCAGA TACTATAAAAAGACAAAGCAGTTGCCTGTTCTGTTCAAGTGCTGTGAGGAAATCCAGCCTAATGAGTGGAAACCTCCTGTGGAGAGGGAAGAACATCGCCTGCCCTTTTGGCTGAAG GCAAGCTTGGCCTCCATTCAGGGGGAATTGAAGCAGTTAGCAGAAGATGCCAGGGAGATGCCAGGTTCACCTGATGCAGAACCTGTCTTTTTGGGGACAGGAAAGGAAACTTCAGACACAGACTATGATGAAAAATACCCTCTACTGATGCCAAAGGGACTAGTGCTGACCCTAAAGCCCCTTGCCAATCGATTTTCTAGGAGAGCATGGAGGAGACAGAGGTCTTCAGCTCTGAAGCCTGTCCTCATTCGACCAAGTCCTTGTCTGCAGCCCAGTTCCAACACCATTAACATCCAGAAGACTGTCAAGTTGGCCCAGCCAGAAGCTCCTCCCAGCAAAGTGATGGTGCAGCTTCCTCGGCTGATTCAGCCAGCTCCGGTTGTGCAGCCGATGCCGGGAGCTCAACCTGTGAATGTCCCAGCAGTGGTAGGAAATGGGGATGCTTTGGAGTTTCAGAATGTGCTCTCCACTTCCCAAGCAGACTCCAGACAAGCTTTCTCAGCTGCTGTGCCACCACCAGCTCTAGTGTCCTCAAATCCAGTCACTTTACAACCCAAACTGATGCTGCCGGCTCTGGCTGGAGCGAAGACACGCAAAGCCTGTGGCAGGAAGGGCTaccaaaagaagaaagggaCAAAATGTGCCCCACCAATCAAGACTTCACCTTTGATTCAGCCATCTCCAGTCATCCTCACTGTGCCTGCTACCACTGTGAAAGTGGTGAACATAGGCAATGGTTGCAATATGATTCAGCCCATCAGTACAACAGTTGGTAGGGGCACTCAGGCCATCCCAGTCACAACCTTACTGGTCAATCCATCCACTTTCCCCTGTCCATTAAACCAGCCTCTAGTGACCTCTTCCATCCCTTCCTTGATAGTCTCTCCTAACCCTGTTGGTCTTCCTGCATCATCTGTTGGGGAGaatgaagagcagctgaatCTGGTTCCTTCCTGCCCTGCTGGAAACAACACAAACCCTTATCCCACGGTGGAGCCCGAGGCTGAACCCCCAGAGCTCTGTGTTTCACACCCTGCTGTCTCCCCTGAGGAGGAGTGTGGTACAAATCCTGCCACTTCAAATACCAGCACCCAGGAGAAGGTCAGTCAGAGtgactgctgcagctggagcgtGGTGGAAGGAGGTGAGAACTCTTCAGAGCCGCTGCCTGTGGAGCTTTTGCCTCATTTAGAAGATGCAGATGGAGTGAAAAACAAGCCTGAAGATTCCACTGATGCCACCAAGGAAATAAAGCCAGTACAGAAAAGGGATCTTGTATGTGCTGAGGTGAAGGAGGAGTTCATGCTGGATCTTGGCCAGGAGCTGAACATGGAAGCTGTCTGTTCATGTTCAAATGACTTGAAAGAAGTTAAAAAGGAGCATCCTTCGTGTGATGAGAAGGGAGAGGAACAACAGCAGGCTTTGCAGCCATCTCCCCCTGGAGAACAGCAGATGGATGCAGCTGGTGGTGCTGGACCACAAGTGAGCAGTGAGTCTCCAAAGACTCTTTCTTACACAGCAGACGTTGAGGCAGACTTTAGCAGTCCACTGGGAAGACCAGAGGATTCATCCAGTATAGATGGCCAGTCTGTTGGGACACCAGCTGGTCCTGAagctggaggagagagagaaggacaagaagaggaggaagaagatgaCTTTGATGATTTCACACaagatgaggatgaagaaaTGTCCTCAGCCTCAGAAGAATCTATCCTTTCAGTGCCAGAACTTCAG GAGACAATGGAGAAACTGACTTGGCTTGCAACAGAGAGACGTTTGAGCCAAGAAGGAGATTCTGAAGAAGAGAACTCCCAGGAGGAGAACTCTGagcctgaggaggaggaggaagaagaaggggaaggGATAGAGAGTTTACAGAAGGATGATGAAATATGTGGGGATGTATCAGAGGAGCCTAAATCTGCTTTCCCCTTGGCAAAGACAGCCCCCCAGGTGGAAGCCCACTGCATGCCAGCAG GAGAAAACATGAAAGCCCCTGGGAAGAGCAGGAGCTCCCACAGAACCAGAAATAAGAGGGGACGGGCTCGTGCCAGCAAAGATACGTCAAAGCTGCTCCTCTTGTATGATGAAGACATCCTGGAGAGGGATCCCCTGAGGGAACAGAAGGACCTGGCATTTGCACAAGCCTATCTGAGCAGG GTGCGAGAGGCCTTGCAGCACATCCCTGGGAAGTATGAAGACTTTCTTCGTGTCATCTATGAGTTTGAGATCAGCACAGACAAACAAACAGCTGTGGATCTTTATTCCACTTTACAGAAGCTGCTGCATGACTGGCCACAGCTGCTCACAgattttgctgctttccttttgccAGAACAAGCTCTGGAGTGTGGGCTG TTTGAGGAGCAACAAGCGTTTGAGAAGAGCCGCAAGTTCCTCAGGCAGCTGGAGATCTGCTTTGCTGAAAATCCTGCCCACCACCAAAAAATCATCAAAGTTCTGCAGAGTTGTGCAGATTGTCTCCCCCAGGAGATTGCAGAG CTGAAGACCCAAATGTGGCAACTGCTGAAAGGACACGACCACCTGCAGGATGAGTTCTCTGTGTTCTTTGATCACTTACGACCCTCAGCCAGCCGCATGGGAGACTTTGAGGAGATCAACTGGACAGAAGAGAAGGAATATGAG TTTGATGGGTTTGAAGAGGTGTCTTTGCCAGatgtggaagaggaggaggagccaCCCAAGATGCACACAGCCTCGAGAAATAAGAAGCGGAAAGAGATTGGAGGCCAGAACAATGACAAG GTGTGTGAAAACAAATTCTACAAGAATAAAGACTCTCAAGAGCTGCCTGTGAGCCTGGTTCAACAAGAATCAAGCCCTCAGCCTGATGGGAAGGATTCTGGACTGTCTAAAGAACCTGCAGAAGAAAACCTGGAGAGCAGGGACGAGGGAGAGGATGTCCAGAGCAGAACAAAGACTGTGTCTAGGAAAGTGGACTCTGTGGCTTCAG CAGGAGCTCACCTGGAAGGAAAGATTGTCTCTGGCAGACATGGATCTTCTGAGAAGGCTGCACTGGCTCAAGAAGCAGGTGTCAGTGCTGGTGGGAATCCTGCAAAGGAGAGGGATTCTTCTGTCACTGGCCCCAGATGGACACAGCTACAAAAAGCCACTGCAAAACTACCTCAAGAAACCAAAGACTGCCCTTGCAACGTGGGAAAGGAGAGTGAGGGACTAAACCAGCACCACCAAGGAGATGCTGACGCTGCCCTTGGGCTGAGCAGagatctgctgctgccttctcctgctgctACAGCAAAAGGTGTGATGGGACCTGCTCCCTCTTCTGGAAAGAGTTTGTGTCAGACTGAAGGGCTTCATTCTGATCCATCAGATAAGCTTCCTGTCTTTGCTCATGCTTCAAGGTTAGCTGTGAAAGAACTGGAGGGTCCAGCTTTACCTCtggaaggaaaagctgaagCAAAGCAGGGCTGGACAGCAGCAGGTAGGAAACCAGCagtgggcaggagctgcagctcacagTCCCCTGCTAGCTGCATTTTGGGAGCAGATGATACAGGCTGCACTGGCAACTCTCCTGATGAAAGCACATTCAAGTCAGGTGCAAGCAGCTGCTTCCAGACTCATCAGCATCCTGAAGAGACAGAGTACAGGGTGGTTCCTGCCTCCCTGGGGcaaaaggaagaggagcagcaacagcagcgAGTCACAGAAGCAACTGTGTGTGCCAAGAACAGCAAAGTCAGCTCAACTGGGGAGAAGGTCGTGCTCTGGACCAG GGAGGCTGACAGAGTCATCCTGACCACGTGCCAGGAGAAGGGAGCCCAGCTGGAGACCTTCCAGGCCATCTCACAGAAACTGGGCAACAAGACTGctagtgag GTCTCCCACAGGTTCAGAGAACTGATGAGGCTCTTCCATACATCCTGTGATGGGAGCTCTGAAGATGAGGAGGATGCAACTAGTACCAGTAACACAGACCAGCTGTCAGACAAAGATCTTCTGCTTTCTGAGGAAGAACCTGATGACTGA